A portion of the Myxococcus stipitatus genome contains these proteins:
- a CDS encoding cupin domain-containing protein translates to MSPRLLKSVLAAGGLGLAGPALAREPAAHQESTAAPPGQAGPRAAEPASTSSGHAGARTPPATSSQGGAPAARTPPTAGAEPPKAPSAVRYRVSTDEAPRHVIAGGKGRATLLLNPSTGATAASVTLLELQPGGEVPEHTHDTSAEILYIQDGAADMVVSGQSLRVGQGDAVYIPAGAKHSARVVTPGATFKAVQVYAGPGPEQRFTQGPRENTPHGR, encoded by the coding sequence ATGAGTCCACGACTCCTGAAATCCGTGCTCGCGGCCGGGGGGCTCGGCCTCGCCGGGCCCGCGCTGGCCCGTGAGCCCGCCGCGCACCAGGAGTCCACGGCCGCCCCGCCAGGGCAGGCCGGGCCTCGCGCCGCGGAGCCCGCCTCGACCTCGTCGGGACACGCGGGCGCCCGGACCCCTCCCGCGACATCGAGCCAGGGTGGAGCGCCCGCCGCGCGGACGCCACCGACGGCCGGGGCCGAGCCCCCCAAGGCGCCATCCGCCGTGCGCTATCGCGTCTCCACCGACGAAGCGCCCCGGCACGTCATCGCCGGGGGCAAGGGCCGGGCGACGCTGCTGCTCAACCCCTCGACGGGGGCCACCGCCGCGTCGGTGACGCTGCTGGAGTTGCAGCCCGGCGGCGAGGTGCCCGAGCACACGCACGACACGAGCGCGGAGATTCTCTACATCCAGGACGGCGCGGCGGACATGGTGGTGTCGGGCCAGTCGCTGCGCGTGGGCCAGGGCGACGCGGTCTACATCCCCGCGGGGGCGAAGCATTCGGCGCGCGTGGTGACGCCGGGCGCGACGTTCAAGGCCGTGCAGGTCTACGCGGGCCCCGGGCCCGAGCAACGCTTCACGCAGGGACCGAGGGAGAACACGCCTCATGGCAGGTGA